The Bos indicus x Bos taurus breed Angus x Brahman F1 hybrid chromosome 11, Bos_hybrid_MaternalHap_v2.0, whole genome shotgun sequence sequence GACCTAAAGCAATCAATTCCATTAATTCACCAAATCTCCACTAATTTTTGTATTGCACATTCCCCAGGCAGCCCTTTCACAATGACTCACTTTTGAATATTGATCTGTGTGTGATGTATTGCTTTACAGACATAGTGTCTCCCTTGTTATTCATAAAATATCAGGAACCAGCTTGTGAGCGGGTGATGCAGGATGAACCAAACTCCTCATTGTTTGTCTTCACCAGAGGGCACTGTTCACTGCACAAAACCAGCTCCACACACCAGACATGCCCCAGTCATTCATGGCCAATTTTTTCCACCCGATTTGGCCCGTTAATCATGgatattcatattttcaaattcCACTACAACACAGAAAGGCTACCTCTCTAGCAAATACAAGGATAAATGCTGAATATGGGAGAAGAAAGTGTGTCAGAGGGTACAAGGGCAATTCGAGTAGGAAATTTTtagaacaatgaaaacagtgccTATGTTGATGGTGATCGACAATTAACATAGCGTAACTAGAGGAGGGGAAGCTTAACACTGGAGAGCATAAACTTAGAGTGAGCCAGCTTGGAGTTAAACCTGATTGCTTCTCACGTCCTTAGTGAACTTCAGCAAACCACTTCACCTCTGTAAGCCTTAGTCTCCTGAAATGCTTCATAATTCCTTGGGATTTAGTGGCATGTTTAGCATAAGCTTGGTTCATAATACTTACCCATAAATATTGGTCATTATTATCAGCTTTAATTACTGATTCATCCAATTCTTCAGTGCATAAACAAATATTCTTTCCATAAAAAGCTGACAAATCCTGAAATTAGCTGGACAATTTGGCAGTGAGGGATGTGATACTTTACGTacataaattaattgattttcagaacatcaagaaatagaagataaaGGAAGGTGACAAAGGGACTGATGAGGATCAACAGCTTCTCCTGCATGCTGACAATATGCTCTTCTCTCTTCTAAGTGTTTTCATGCATTATTTCACTATCTTCATGAGAATGTGAATATTTGTGTCCTATATAACACATGAAGTACTTGAGGTTTAAAGATGTTTAATaacttatataaaaatatgagcAGTTAATTGTAAATGAAGTAATGTATTAATTTAacaatgttaaataaattaatatattaataaattcataTGTAATATATGACTTTAAGgccttcccaggttgcactagtggtaaaggatctgcctgccagtgcaggagttgtAAGACGTGGATCCAATCCCTAGGATGAtctccctgagaagggaatggcacctcactccagtattcttgcctggaaaattccatgggcaaaggagcctggcaggctatagtccctggggcctcagtgagttggacacgactgaacgaccaaGCACACCAACGCACACAAGACTTGATGTCCTGAGTATGACTGGAAGACACATATTTACATGTTTCTCAGACGTATCTTTGAACAAATATAtgagagaagaaattttaaaacatgaattgtATAGTTAACAATGGATTCCTTTCTGTGCAAAAGTGGTTTAGGACAGGGGATTAATGAAGGGAAGAATGATTTATGAAAGAGGGGAGACTTGCATAAACTGATGATAGCATGCCGTGAGTTCAGGAGGAGTTAACCTTTGAAAGGTTAAGAACCCTTCATTCTGTGTCCAAACAAGGAAAAACCACTGTTGAATTGGATTCAATTTCCTCTCAGATATTCCCTATTGATTATTTTGGCAAATGCTTATTTCTATCGAAGACACACAAGGTCTAGTTTTACAGCAACTGAATTTGCTTTGGTAAAGAATGGGGGTccttcatgttgatatatggcaaaaccaatacaatattgtaaagtaattagcctccaattaaaataaatacatttatattaaaaaaagaaaatggaaaaaaaagtactCTCCACCTCCAATGATCTCTATCTGCTTATACTAATAATaccctgtttttaaaacaaatgtatcactcagttcagttcagttcaatcactcagtcatgtccaactctttgcgaccctatggactgcagcacgccaggcttccctgtccatcaccaacacccagagcttgctcaaactcatgtccatacactcggtgatgctatccaaccatctaatcctgttttccccttctcctcctgccttcaatctttccagcatcagagtcttttccaatgagtcagttcttcatgtcaggtggccaaagtattggagtttcagcttcaacatcagtccttccaatgaatattcaggactgatttcctttaggattgattggtttgatctccttgcagtccaagggactctcaagagtcttctccaacaccacagttcaaaaacatcaattctttggtgctcagctttctttatagtccaactctcacatccattcatgattactggaaaaacagtacgtttgactagatggacctagtaaagtaatgtctctgctttttaatacgctgtgtagattggtcatagcttttcttccaaggaacaagcatcttttcatttcatgggtgcaatcaccatctgtagtgattttggaacccaagaaaattaagtctgtcactgtttccactgttttcctatctatgttccatgaagtgatgggactggataccatgaccttaattttttgaatgttaagttttaagtcagctttttcactctcttttttcaatttcatcaaaaggccctttagtttctcttcactttctgccataaaggttgtATCatatgtgtatctgaggttattggtatttctcccagaaatcttgattccagcttatgcttcatccaacccggcattttgcatgatgtactctgcatatgagttaaacaagctgggtgacaatatacagccttgatgtattctgtACTGCTACGTGTATGTATCACTACCTGATACTGTATTACATATACTGTTTGTGATCATCTGACTTATCACCCAAGCTACATGAATTACACAAAGGCAAGAATTTCTGTTCTATTGCTGTATTCCCAGCAGGGACACAGATTTCATAGACTAGGAACTAAGGAACTTGAATCAAGGGGTCCAGCTGTGATGGTTTCTAAAGGAAAACCCTTCTGTTCCTTCAGGTTTCATCATAAGGCCTTATGATCACATGGATTTGGGAAGGGAGGACCACATCAAGGGACCAAGAGGGTAATAAGCTTTCCCAGCACAGCTGCTAATAGTGCCCAAATAGAGGACAACAAAGACTTGCTGGGTTCTTGTAATTTGGGCTGTGGAATTGGAGCATGATAAATAACAAACCTTCTTGTACATAGCTAGACCAAAGTCAATGGAAAGACTCAATCAAAACAACAGTGTCTCTGAGTTCATACTCCTGGGACTCTCCTCGCGGCCAGAGGACCAGAAACCACTCTTTATCCTCTTCCTCATCATATACCTGGTCACCATAACAGggaacctgctcatcatcctggccaTCTGTTCTGACCCCCaactgcacacccccatgtatttcttcttGAGTTTCCTGTCTTTCATTGACATTTGCTTCTCAACAACCATTGTCCCCAGGATGCTGGTGAATTTCCTGTCAGAGAAGAAGACCATCTCCTATGCTGGATGTCTGGCCCAGATGTATTTTACATATGCCTTGGGCAACACTGATAGTTATCTTCTGGCagccatggcctatgaccgctatgtggccatctgtgaCCCCTTCCACTATATCACCATCATGAGCCGCCGCCCCTGTGTCCTGCTGGTGGCCTTCTCCTGCTCACTGCCTCACTTTCACTCACTCCTACACATACTTTTGCTGAATCAGCTCACCTTCTGTGACTCCAATGTTGTCCACCACTTTTTCTGTGATATCAACCCTCTGCTGAAATTGTCCTGCTCCTCCATATTTGTCAATGATCTCACAATAAAGACAGAAGGGCTGGTGTTTTGGGTGACCCCCTTCCTATGCATTGTTTTCTCGTATGTGCGAATCCTCATAGCAGTTCTCAGGATCCCCTCAGCTGCAGGGAAAcgcaaagccttctccacctgtggctcCCACTTTACTGTGGTCATCCTGTTTTATGGAAGCATCTTTTATGTGTATTTACAGCCCTTGTCCAGCTACACTGTTCAGGACCGAGTGGCAACAATTGTCTACACGGTCCTGACCTCCATGCTCAACCCTTTCATTTACAGTCTGAGAAACAAAGACATGAAGAGGGGCCTGGGGAAGCTGCTGGGCAGGAGGAAATCCTAGCTAGAAGGAGGAAATCCTAGCTAGAAGGAGGAAATCCTAGCCTTCTGGGGATATGTTCATGGGTTTCTCTGTGGCTCTAGATCCTGTTTCTCTTGGTTCTTGACAAACATAATAAACTCTTGTAGGTCAGTAAATATGACTCACATGTGTCATGGATGTTGGTTTGCACCCACTTCTTTACACATGCAACTACTAACCATGGAGATTTTATGATGATTCAGGAATAGGCTCCAGGTCTACCAATATCTTGGCTTCCATTTTTCATATATCTGCAactctctttctgccttcctcttctccaGGAAACCACATCTTTTTCATTGCTTCAAATGCTGTTGAAACCTTTGTTTTCCACAAAATTTCCTAGAACATACATCAGTCCGATAACTTTTGATTCTCTTAATATAATTTGGGTTTCAATGTAATTTCTGTAATGAGCTAGCTTTTTGAAAATCGTTGCAGTAATTTAGTAATTATCAAGCCAGGGTACATGAGGCTGAGTTGCCTCTGGGTCTCTACCCTGGTCATCTGGTGCCTCAAATATGCCTCGAGACACTGGTCTTGTTCCCTCTCTTAGCTTTAGTTCCCTTAGAGAGTCCCCTCTTGCCACCATCATAGTCATCCAGATCTGTCTGCTTCCCAGAGAAAGTGCATACATTAATTCTATGTACTTAGAATTAATGATTCTAAGGAGAGTATAAAACGCGCATGTGAACATTAAAGGCAGATATAACTAGGAACTTTGGGAACCATTCAGAGACATACTGAGGGCTCTGGGAAGTAGAGTCATCTAGGCAAGGACTTTATACTGTtcacttctgtttcttcctttattctctATTATTACTCAgtgattttatactttattttatatctgaatattttatcatttattcttCTTCTATGTTCTTCTTGGAGCTATTATTCAATAGGTCTCATGTGGGCCTGTGAACCTGCATTTTAAGGAGCCCCCCATAGAAAAGACTAACCTAGTCTTTATGTGGGAAGCTGCATGATTGAAAATTCCTGACCACTGCCTATGTCCCAGTATTTGTATTTCTGGACTCATGCCTTCAGTAATGCTATACCAAGTGTATAATCTACATGTATACAGATACTCACTGATTgcagcatttttcataatagaaaaaattagaaaaattaaaaataatctaaatgcccatcaatagagaaatagataaatagtGCTTCAATTTTTCCATAGAGAGAAATAATCTGTAATAGATATACATAAGGAGGTATATCTCTAGGACTGACGTGAAAAGCCATTCGAATACCAACGAAATTGTCTATGAATAAACCTGTTAggataaaaaaaaagtatatatctgtgtgtgtgtgtgtgtgtgtgggtatattTTTTTGTATCTGGTGAGATTATATACCCAGTAAGAAAACATGCAGccttacacacacatgcacacacacacacacatataacacacacaccGTTACACAAAAGACTAGAAGGAAATAATGTGTGCTTTAAAGTCTGCACATATTTTTAACATCAGAATTTTTAAACggggacatttttttttcataaataaacaCCAATTGTTAAGAGTACTGTAAAATCTATCTATTGCTCTGTTGTTCCTCATCATTGAattttgttgagttttgttttgtttaaaaagcaataatatcGCATCATGATAGGAAAGAGCTGGTAGAAAAGAGGTCGGATCACCGATGGGACCCTCCATTGAATGTCCTAATTCTCATTTTGATGAACTAGATAAGGACAAAACACTTCATGCCTGAAACAATCACACTTCTATACAACATAGGGTTTTTGCTATCAACACTTTGGGTTTGGAAGAGAAAATTCTGATCTGTACACTTTTCTCCAAGACTGGGCATGGCCATGGAGCTATGGCTATGTCCCTCGAGTCAGTCTGAGTGAGGTccaagaattttcatttctaacaagccCTCAGGTGATGCCACATACTGATTAAGAAAAATACTTTGAGAATCACTAGTCTAGTAGATACCAAGACCCACTATAGACCTATTGTAATGAAGGCTATGTGTATATTGGTGAAAGAGTAGACAAACAAGACAGCTGCtataaaatagagagcccagaaacacacacaccccgcccccTGTTGGTATACACTTCACACGAATGAGGCGCATTTTTTCTTGAGTGCAGCTTAAGACAGTTGGAAAATCACATGCAAAAATGAAACTGGATTCTTACCACATACCATATGCAAAAATTTACTCCTGATGAGTTACAAACTTACATATgaaaaccaaaaactaaaaatgtttagaaagtaATATAGGAGaatatctttttctccttaagatagaaaaatatttctttaataagaaacagaaagtaaGCACTAACCATAAAAGGAAATTGTAAATTAGACTGTGTTACTATCAAAGACATCataacagaaaaagacaaataacaaaatAGTAAAAGGTATTTGAAATTCATAAAACCAATTAAAACATCCAGATTAAGAGTACATAAAGATCCCtagaaatcagtaagaaaaacagGCAAAGCTGGGGGCTGAGGGAGATGAGGgtctaggaaaaaaattaaataaacatgtcacaaaagagaagaaaatctaaaTGACCAATAATCATATGAAAATATGATGTGTTACattaataatcagagaaatgcaaattaaataacAATGGGGAGCCATTGCACACCAacagataataaaaattagaattctgaggataaatatgaaaagtttaaaaaatatgaagcaaTATAAAATTATGCTGTTAGTAGCAATATAAATTAACAGCATAATTTTATAttgcttcatattttttaaacttttcatatttATGCTGTTAGTAGCAATATAaatttgaagaaggcaatggcaccccactgcagtactcttgcctggaaaatcccatggatggagcagcctggtaggctacagtccatggggtcgctaagagtcggacacgactgagcgacttcactttgacttttcactttcatgcattggagaaggaaatggcaattcttgcctggagaatcctagggacagaggagcctggtgggctgccgtctatggggtcatacagagtcggacacgactgaagtgacttagcagcagcagcagcagcagcaatataaattggtacagtcacttaaggaaagaatttgctatCATCTATATAGTTCAAGTAAAGATACAGCAAGGTGACTAGGTTTAACAAGACGgtgctgtacatttgaaaatttttatgacaGGAGATTTTAAAAGTTGTCACTACAAAAATCAAAACTATGGATATGTTAACTAACATTATTGTGGACATCATTTTGCAATAAATACATCTgtcaaatcactgtgttgtacacatTAAACAATGTTCTATGtccattatttctcaataaactgtaaataaataGTATTTGTCAAGAGATTAAATTAATAGAAAGAAAGCCAGCCATCTGAATAGTAATTAGAAGATGCAGGACCCAAATCCaggactttctgtctctatagtaTTTACTCTTAATAtgtagataaaatttttaaattaaattcacagGTAAGGGAAAAGACACACATGTGTTGTATGAGGCACTGGCTTATCCTGAGGGCAGTAGCAGAATGCACTTTTTTCCCTATATCCTTGCTGTGAATGATATTCACCAAAATACACAAGTATTCTCTGTataaaatccaaaaggaaatttgCTCCCTGATTTCAGTGCCAAGAAGAGTTATATCTTCATTTAGCAGAGGAAGGACTTGAGGTTCATAGAGCTAAGTAACTTCTCAAAAGCAACTACTAAGAGGCAAGACCAGCATTCTAATAAGTATCTATTTTCCTCATGCTGAACCCCAAAGCTCTGAGACTAAACTCTGAAAACACACGCATTATTTGATCCAAAGTCCGTTTGCTATATGACAACAACAATTGCCTGACCCTATGATTTAAGCCTATATAAACTTACATTAGTCTAATCCCACATACAAAAATGTCTAATCCATGTGCCTCCCCAGACACTGGAAAGCATATTTACACCATTGAACTACCCCTCACTGAATATCCTAAAAATTGCAACCTCCTCATTTCGGCTTGTCTTCCCCAGATCTAGAATACACTTTGGTCGACATTCGAATCCCCCCAAATTCAAGATTTCACCTACATAAATATCTGTCCATCCCTCATAActatagttggggaaacagaagCATGCCCTTGAGATGtcacagagagattaagaagatCAAAGATCAGTCCCAACATCTAAACAGGAAGCCTCAGGGGTCCTCTGTCCCCTTGGAGACAAACCCCCTAGAGAGTTCATCACACCACAACATCCTTAGCCTAATAAGAATCTCAGAGGCCACAGAGGAGACCTCAGACTGTGAGAAGCTGGCTGTACTGCCACAATCAAGAGAGCCCTCCCACTTGAGTCAGAGCATCTCTGCCTTCTGAGATCTGGAGCTGGGAGAGCAGCAGTGAGCTAGGGACCAGGGACCGTTAAGAAAGAAGGGCGGGGGTTGAGGTCAGGGAAGGAAAACGTGTTACCCCTTTGGAGTAGTATatcagctcctcctccatccctgctTGTTTCCTTGTCAATCAGCCCTGAATTTCATGGGAGACACATGAGGAAGCTGAGCTTTGACTGAGAAGCAGACGTGACTTGACGAACGCACATGGTGCACATCAGCTTCTGGAGAggctgggaaagaaggaaaagcatcTGGACATAGAGGTGAGCTTCAGAAGCTGGCCACCCACTTGGCTACTCCAACCCACTTTGGTACCTTACTTTTTTTCTCCCAGATACTTTCCAATATCTCACAGATTGAGACATCCTAAGGTCCAAGTAGAACTTCCATGTGGCATTTGGTCTTTAGTTCAACCAGTTTGATCTCTAACCCATTTATACCATTGGTTTTATTGGAAGTAAAACCCCACCagtagaagggaaagaaaagaaaacccatcATATTCACAGCCTGATCCACTCACCCTGTGCTTTTAGAACGATTCTTCCTGATTCTCAGATCCAAAATATTCCTCCTTTTTTCTAGTCATCAACCTGTGTGTTCTTCACATCTGTGACCTACAGCACCGAATCCCATTAATTCACTAACTGCACTAACTTTTGTATTCCACATTCCCCAGTCAAACCTTCCATAAATACCTCATCTTTGAATATTGATCAGTGTGTGATACACTGCTTTACAGACATAGTATCTCAGTTGCTATTCATTAAACACCAAGAATGAGTTTGTGAACAGGTGATGGAGGACAAATCAAATTCCCACAATTCAACTTTAGTCCAGGGCACTGTCCACTCCAGGACCCCAACTCCACTCACTAGACACACAGCGGTCACACATAGTCAAAATTTTCCACCTGATTTTGGCCAGTTTATCATGCAGATTCAAAATTTCAACTTCCTCCATCTCTACTTCACAGAAAGATAGGCTACctcttttgcaactccaaggaTGCATTCTGATCATGGAAGAAGAAACATTGTCAGTTAAGGGACATAAAAGGGTAATTCATGTAGGAAACTGtcaaaatgaggaaaacagtGTCTGTGCCTGATTGTGATAGACAATAAATATACCAAAACTGGAGGAGAGGTACATAATGCTTAAGAGCATAAGCTTGGTGTTTGATACCTGATTGCTATTCAACTCCTTAGTAACCGTGAGCAAACCGCTTCACCTCTGTAAACCTTAGTTTCCTGAAACAATGCATGCTTCATAATTCCTTATCATGGGATTTAGTCAAGTGCTTAGCATAGGTTTCATAGGGAATCTGTATTTGTAAACACTGGttgttattttctgctttaaCTACTGATACACTCAAATCACTAGATGCATGAACAAATATTCCTTCCATAAAATTTTGCAAAATGATATCATGCCATGAGGTAAGGAGGATTAGCTTCCCATTCTGTGcccaaacaaggaaaataaaacaatgttgaCCTAGCTTTACCATTCCTCTTAGACTTGCCCTGTTGGTTGTTTCAGCAAACCTTTACCCGTTCCCCAGACGTGCAAAGTTAAATCCAATAGGATAACAACTTATTGtgctttagaaggaatgatggtTCTGCGACTTCTGTGTTTCACCATCCACACCCTCCAGCCATCTCCATTGTCTCATAATACCCTATTTTGCTAATAAAACTTCTCTTCACCTGATATAATgttctatattctgtttttccATGATTTATCTCCCAAAATACAACATGAACTACACaaagcaaatattattttttgctaTGTTCCCATTAGGGAAACAGAGTTTCTCCCAGAACAGGAACTAAGCAACTTGAATCAAAGAAGACCACTCTGATAGAGTCTATAGGAAAACTCTTCTTCTGTCCCTACAGCTTGCTATATAATGTCCTTATGATGCCCATGGATTTGGGAAGCTAAGACCACATCATGGACCATGAGGATGAGAAGCTTTCCCTGCACAcctgctgtgaaagtgaaagtgttagtggcagtatggactgtagcctgcctggcttctctgtccatagaattcatcaggcaagaatgctggagtgggtagccattcccttctccagggaatcttcccaacccagtgattgacccaggtcccctgcattgcagacagattctttgggAAAGTACAGTTGCTACTGGTAACCAAAAAGCCTTGGTGGGTTCTCCTGTTTTGGACAATGGAATTGGAGCATGTGAAATAACAAAGCACCTTGCATATAACTTAGACCCAAGTCAATGGAAAGACTCAACCAAACCAGTAGTGTCTCTGAATTCATCCTCCTGGGACTCTCCTCCCGGCCTGAGGACCAGAAGCCACTCTTCATCCTCTTCCTCATCATATATCTGGTCACCATAACAGggaacctgctcatcatcctggccaTCTGCTCTGACCCCCAACTGCACACCcctatgtatttctttttgagtttcctgtctttcactgaCATTTGCTTCACCACAACCATTGTCCCCAGGATGCTGGTGAACTTTCTGTCACACAAGACCATCTCCTATGCTGGGTGCCTTACCcagatgtattttatatatgcctTGGGCAACACTGACAGTTGGCTTCTAGTAGTCATGGCctttgaccgctatgtggccatctgtgaCCCCTTCCACTATGTCACCATCATGAGTCACCGCCGCTGTGTCCTGCTGGTGGCTTTCTCCTGCTCATTGCCTCACTTCCACTCTCTCCTACACACACTTCTACTGAATCACCTCACCTTCTGTGACTCCAATATCATCCATCATTTTCTCTGTGACCTCAGCCCTCTGATGAAATTATCCTGCTCCTCCACATTTGTCAATGAAATTGTGTTAATGACAGAGGCATCTGCCTTTTTGGTGACTCCTTTTCTATGCATTGCTTTTTCTTACATACGAATCCTCATCACGGTTCTCAAAATTCCCTCAGCTGCTGGGAAAcacaaagccttctccacctgtgggtCTCACCTTACAGTGGTAACACTATTTTATGGAAGCATCTTCTATGTCTATTTACAGCCTGTGTCCACCTACACTGTCAGGGACCACGTGGCAACAATTGTCTACACAGTTCTCTCCTCCATGCTCAATCCTTTTATCTACAGCCTAAGAAACAAAGACCTGAAACAGGGTctgaggaagctggtgggcagGAGGAAACCTCAGGCAGCACCCCCTTGATGAAAACacaagggaatcttccccattTGAATCTGGTTTCTACTGGGTCTTGGTGAACAAGCAAGCTCTTGGAGGTTAACATTTTTAACCCATGTGAGAATAGGCATTGTGGTCAATTACATCCATTGATGAAGACCCTTTATTTGACTTTGCTTCTGCTTAAATCATGATGTTCTTCCCCACTGTTTCTCCTCTTTCCTATGAAGATTCATTACTTTGCATCTTCCagatgagatgctttaaaccaaTCTTTTTCACACAGATATTTCCTGAACAAATTTCTCATTTCAAGACTTATCCTCCAAAATCCTTCACATTTCAGTATATTGCTACAAATAATTACTTAATTTGTAGCTGTTGGATGCCTGTGCAAACATTTGAAAGGGGGGacagaaggagaggaggaggagaaagagtacATTTTAGCTAACTTtcactttgaatatttttataactcctcatttttctcattcaaaaatgttttcttgtttaaaagttcagttttcactttttctcctcCTAGTTTTTCTGTTCCCCCCTTATCATATTGCtatgactttatttcttttcaatttcatcattttttaaccAAACAACTAAAAATTGCTAATGACCAGAAAGAATAAGAATCAAGAAATTATCCATACCACAGGTGGAATGCTGAAACCTTTCCTCCCTCCATCTATCactaaattatgttttaaaatatataatttaatacttATTCTAGAAACTTCAAGTCTTAAGAATCTCACAGAAATATTGCCATAACCGTATGTTGAGTGTAGAGATTTTATTTGAGTGAATcttagtttttaatataaaaataggcCAAAACATAAAATCTTATCAGTAGGAAATAAATCAATTATGATTAATTGCAGTATTGTTTTAAGATGTAAGGGCTGTAGTAGACGGAGAATGGGAGACATTTGTGTTTCAAAAAATAGTGTGCATACATAAAAAGCCAGGAGTCTGATCTTCAAAGCAGAAAGCTTTTCCACCCCATCACAATAAAAATAGTGCAAACTCCAAGTAGCAGACAGATTATATAGTGACTTATTTGgtaattgctgttgttcagccactaagtcatgttcaactctgccaCTCCATGacctgcagcatgtcaggcttgcctgtccttcactgtcttctggtgtttgctcaaattcatgtccattgagtaggtgatgccatccaatcttttcttcctctgtctcccccttctcctcctgccctccatctttcccaacatcagttttctccagtgagtcaggtcttcgcatcaggtgaccaaagtattggtgcttcagcttcagtatcagtcct is a genomic window containing:
- the LOC113900777 gene encoding olfactory receptor 1L8-like, whose amino-acid sequence is MERLNQNNSVSEFILLGLSSRPEDQKPLFILFLIIYLVTITGNLLIILAICSDPQLHTPMYFFLSFLSFIDICFSTTIVPRMLVNFLSEKKTISYAGCLAQMYFTYALGNTDSYLLAAMAYDRYVAICDPFHYITIMSRRPCVLLVAFSCSLPHFHSLLHILLLNQLTFCDSNVVHHFFCDINPLLKLSCSSIFVNDLTIKTEGLVFWVTPFLCIVFSYVRILIAVLRIPSAAGKRKAFSTCGSHFTVVILFYGSIFYVYLQPLSSYTVQDRVATIVYTVLTSMLNPFIYSLRNKDMKRGLGKLLGRRKS
- the LOC113900864 gene encoding olfactory receptor 1L8-like: MERLNQTSSVSEFILLGLSSRPEDQKPLFILFLIIYLVTITGNLLIILAICSDPQLHTPMYFFLSFLSFTDICFTTTIVPRMLVNFLSHKTISYAGCLTQMYFIYALGNTDSWLLVVMAFDRYVAICDPFHYVTIMSHRRCVLLVAFSCSLPHFHSLLHTLLLNHLTFCDSNIIHHFLCDLSPLMKLSCSSTFVNEIVLMTEASAFLVTPFLCIAFSYIRILITVLKIPSAAGKHKAFSTCGSHLTVVTLFYGSIFYVYLQPVSTYTVRDHVATIVYTVLSSMLNPFIYSLRNKDLKQGLRKLVGRRKPQAAPP